The following is a genomic window from Verrucomicrobiota bacterium.
TTCCTCGAGCACGTCGTGCGCCTCGTAGTAAAGCCCCCGATTGAAGCACTCGAAGTAGCCGAGGTAGTGCGGGTCGAGGTCGCGCCCGCGGCAATCCTCGATCAGCGCTGCGATTCGTGGGGACTTCTTGCTCACGCGCGTAAGCTAGCGGCCCTGAAACCGCCACGCACCCATTCTCTCGCGGAGATTCGGCTCGCGACGGGCGGCGGAAGGGATAGGCTCCGCGCATGACCAACGCGTTCTCGCGCACGCTTCCAGGCGCGGCAGTCCCGTTTCTCGCCGGGGTGCTCGCGCTCTTCCCGCTCCGCGTCACCGCGGAGATCATCGTCCCGCTGTCGCTCGACCAGTTGGCTGCGCGCGCCGAACTCGTGATCCGCGGTTCCGTCGTCGCGGTGGAGTCCGCGCGGGACGATGCCGGACGCATTTTCACCCGCATCGAAATCGCTGTGGAGGAAACCTGGAAGGGCACGCTGGCGACCAACCGCTTCGCCGTGGTGCAAGGGGGCGGCGTGCTCGGCGACCGTCGCACGACCGTCACGGGCCAGGCGGAGTTCAAGATGGGCGAAAGGGCCGTGCTCTTCCTCGTGCTGAATCCGCGCGGCGAGGGCGTCACGCTCGGGCTCGCGCAAGGGAAGTTTCGCGTCGAGCAGGATCCGGCCACGGCGGAGTTGCTCGTTCACAGCCCGTTCCATGGAACCGGCGCCACCGCGACTTCGCGCGCGAAATCATCGCCGGGCGATGCCGCGCCAACCCGGCTGACGCTCGCCGCACTGAAGCAGCGCGTGAAAGGAAACGCGCAATGAGACGCACGCTTCTTGTCGTGCTCGCGCTCGGCCTTCCGCTGCTGTGGATGCGCGCGTTCGTGCCCAGTTACACGAATGACGGCGCCGTGGTGCGGTGGGACCTGTCGGGCACGAACACGCTCGTGCACACGAACGTGGTGAACCGCACCACGAGCGCGATCCGCTTCTTCCTAGCTTCGGACGCCTACTCCGCCACGAACACCGCCGCGGAACTCAACGCCGTGCGAGCCAGCTTCGGCCAGTGGCAGGCGATCACCGGCACCTGGCTGAAGTTTGAGGACGCAGGCTTGGTGAATCCGCCGGTGGACGTCAGCACTGCGGACAACACGAACGTCGTCTACTGGACAAAGTCCACGACGATCGTGAACGGCGGTCGCGACAACATCTCCGGCGCGCTGGGCGTCGCGTTCACTTCGTTCTACTCGGACGGCGTGCTGTCCGAGGCTGACATCGTTTTCAATGGCGTGGAGTTTGCGTGGTTCACCGACTTCTCGGATACGAACAACGCGGGACGGTTCGTGGAACTGGTGGCACTGCACGAGATCGGCCACTTCCTCGGCTTGCAACACTCGCCGCTCGGCGGTGCAGTGATGCTCGCGCGCAGCGCGGCTTTGCCCGCGAACGCCTCCGGTCTCTCGGATGACGAACTCGGCGCGGCGCGCTGGCTTTACACTTCGACGCCGCCGCTCACGAACTGGGCTGTGCTGAAGGGCCTCGTCACCAAGGCCGGCGAGGGCGGAGTGTTCGGGGCGACGATCACGGTCGAGGACGCCGCGGGCAACGCCATCGCGGGGACCGTCACGAGCACCAACGGCGGCACGCAGGGCACCTACGAGATTCGCAGCCTCCCGCCGGGCACCTTCAAGGTGCGAGTCTCCCCGGTGGACCCGTTCACCGCGCTCGCGCTCGTGAGCGGCGCGGATGTCTCGTTCGATTTCCTCGGCGCAGACGCGAACTTTCTCGCGAGCACGAACTTCCAAGTCGTCCTGACCGCCGGGCTCACGAACACGCTCGACGTCGTCGTCACCAATGCCACGCCGCCGTTCCGCATCTCGCGCGTCCGGCCGCCGACGGCGAATCCGCTGTCATACTCGCTGGTAAACTCGCCCACTTCGATTCGCGTCGGCCAGAGCAACATGACCGTGGGCGTCTACTCGCCCGACTTCACGACCAACATGACGCTCTCGATCACCGGCAACGGACTTTCCATCGGCGTCACGGCGTTTGAAACCAACCTCTTCACGATCAACGGGTCGGCCATGCACCTGCTCTCGGTTCCGTTGAGCGTCAGCAGCAATGCCACGCCCGGCATGCGCACGTTCGTCGTGCAGCGCGGCACGAACATCGCCTACGCGAACGGCTTCATCGAGGTCGCGCCCGCGGTGCCGGACTTCAACTTCGACGGACTGGACGATGTCTTTCAACGCCGGCACTTCCCGCTGTTCACAGCCACCAACGCCGCGCCGGCCGCCGACCCGGATGGCGACACATTCAACAACCTTGCGGAATACACCTCCGGCACGGACCCGACGAACGCCGCCTCGTTGCTGCGCATCGAGACCGTGCGGCAGGACGCGGCCGGCTGCACCATCACGTGGCAAAGCGGCGCGGGGCGGCGGTATCAACTCACCAGCAAGCCGCTCGTCGCCACGGGGAGTTTCACAAACGTCGGCGGGCCCATCACCGCGACGACCAACCTCACGAGCGTCCTCGATCCGTCCGGGACGAATGGCATCGCGTTTTATCGTGTGCTCGCGCTGCCGTGAGGGGCATCCCGGGCGTCACGCCGCCGGCCCGTCCGGATTCTTCTTCAACTCGCGCAGCGCCCGCGCGCCACGATTGGAGGCGCTGGGCAACTCATGGGGGGACGCCCGCGCGCTGCTGGCGCGGCGCGCCATGAGTCGGGCCTGGACGGCGGCGCTGAATAAATGGCAGGGGCGCGGACTCCAACGGCCGCACGCATTCCCAAACGATGAAAATCACCGACGTCCTGCTCGCGGAGCATTTCGTGTTTCACAATCTCTTCGACTCGGTCGAGGCGGGCGCGCCGCGGATGCGCACGCTGGCCGAGGTGCGGTCGCAGGCGGCATTGCTCGAGTCCATGCTCAAGGCGCACTCGGAGATGGAGCACGAGTTATTGATGGACCCGCTGGATCATTGCATGGACCAGATCGGGCAGCGCGAGACGTTTCATCACGAGCACGAGGCGATCGAACACGCACTCGAGGCGGCGCGCAAGGCGCGGACGGTGGCAAAGGCGCGCGAGAAGTTGGTGGAAGCGGTGCTGGCATCGCGCAAGCATTTCGACAGGGAGGAGCGCGTGGTGTTTCCCCTGGCTGAACGATTGCTCAAGACGCGGACGTTGATGGAACTGGGCAGCCGTTGGATCAAGCACCGGCAAACCGCGCCACGGTGAGCGTTCGCTGGCGCGCTATCCCACGCTGCCGCGCCCAAGGACGAAGCAGGTGAGCATCAGCAGCGCGACGACGATCACGGGCCATTTCAACTCGCAGCCACACCCTGCCAGACATTTCACCACCGGATACGCGATGAAGCCGAGCGCGAGCCCGTCGCCGATGGAATAGCCGAACGGGATTCCCACCATCACGAGAAATGCCGGCACGCACTCCGTGTAGTCGTCCCACGCGATACGCGTGACGCTGCGGAGCATCATCGCGCCCGACAACACCGCCGGCTGCACGAAGATGATGTAAGCCATCGTCAGGAACGTCGTCGTGCCCGCGAGCAACTCCGTGCGGACGGATGTGTCATTCGCGCGCAGGTCGAATCGCCGCTCGAGAAGATTCGTGATCACGTGTCGGTTGGGCGATTCTGTCCGAACCGGTCGCCGCCGCCCATCACGGGGCGACGCGCCCGGTCCGAGTGTCGTCCGCTCGCTTGACACTTCCCGGTCTGAAACGTCATTTTGCCACCGCCCTGCACCTGAGACGCGACGGGGCGCCCTATGAGCACATCCAACTTCTTCAACACGCTGCAACCCTTCGACCTCGGCAACGGCACGCAAGGCTCCCTCCACTCGCTCCCCGCACTCGGCTCCGCGCTCGGCATCCAGATTTCACGGCTTCCGGTTTCCATCCGCGTCGTGCTCGAGTCGGTCCTGCGCAACTGCGACGGCTCGCGCGTCACGGAGCAAAACGTGGGCGCGCTCGCCGCGTGGAAGGCCAATGCGGCGCGCACGGAGGAAGTCCCGTTCGTCGTCGCGCGCATCGTGTTGCAGGACTTCACCGGCGTGCCGCTGCTCGTGGACCTCGCGGCGATGCGCTCGGCCGTGGCGAAGCTCGGCAAGAACCCGAAGATCATCGAACCGCTCGTGCCGGTGGACCTCGTGGTGGACCACTCGGTGCAAGTGGACTTCGCGGGCAACACGCAGGCTTACACGCGCAACCTCGACCTCGAGTTCCAGCGCAACCGCGAGCGCTATCAGTTTCTCAAGTGGGGCATGCAGGCGTTCGACACATTCAAAGTCGTGCCGCCCGGCATCGGCATCGTGCATCAGGTGAACCTTGAGTTTCTTGCGAAGGGCGTGCTCAGCGCGGGAAACGTCTATTATCCCGACACCCTCGTCGGCACGGACTCACACACGACGATGATCAACGGCCTCGGCATCGTGGGCTGGGGCGTCGGCGGCATCGAGGCCGAGGCGGGCATGCTCGGTCAGCCGGTTTATTTCCTCACGCCAGATGTCGTGGGCGTTCACCTCACCGGCGCGCTTCAGGAAGGCGTCACGGCGACGGACCTCGTTCTCACCATCACGCAGATGCTGCGCAAGGCAAAGGTCGTCGGGAAGTTCGTCGAATTCTTCGGCCCCGGCGCGGCGGGCTTGTCCGTCACCGACCGCGCAACCATTGCGAACATGGCGCCCGAATACGGCGCGACGATGGGCTACTTCCCCGTGGACGAGGAGTGCGTGAAGTTTCTGCGTGCGACCGGCCGCAGCGACGAGCTTTGCCGCGCTTACGAGAACTACCACCGCGCGCAAGGCTTGTGGGGCATCCCGAAGAGAGGCGACGTGGACTACTCGCAATCCATCGAACTCGACCTCGGCACGATCATTCCGAGCGTCGCCGGCCCCAAGCGGCCGCAGGACCGCATCGAGCTGAGCCGTCTCAAGTTTGAATTCCAGTCGTCGCTCACGCGCCCGCTCACGGAGAACGGCTTTGGTCAGGACGCCAACGACCTTTACTCCGCCGTCCGTGTGCAGAGTCCGGCACACGCGCACGAGACCGACCACAGCTACGGCCACCGCAAGGACGTCGAGCCGAGCGAATCCGAAATGCGCGACCAGCACCCGACTCCCGACGTGCCGCAGGAGCTGCCGCTGTCGGCATTTCCGCGCTTCAACACGCACATCGGCCACGGCAGCGTGCTCATCGCCGCCATCACAAGCTGCACGAACACGTCGAACCCGAGCGTGATGCTCGCGGCCGGCTTGCTCGCGCGCAAAGCCGTCGCGCGCGGCCTCACGGTGAATCCCGTCGTGAAGACCTCGCTCGCGCCCGGCTCGCGCGTCGTCACCGACTACCTGGAAACGACCGGCTTGCAGGATGACCTCGACAAGCTCGGCTTCCACACCGTCGGCTACGGCTGCACCACGTGCATCGGCAATTCCGGCCCGCTGCCCGCGCAGGTCGAGGCGGCCATCGCGGACAACGACCTCATCGCCGCGAGCGTGCTCTCCGGCAACCGCAACTTCGAAGCGCGCGTGCATCAGGCGGTGAAGGCCAACTTCCTCATGTCGCCACCGCTCGTCGTCGCGTTCGCCATCGCGGGCCGCGTGGACGTGGACCTCTCGACCGAACCGCTCGGCACCGGCAGCGACGGCAACCCGGTGTTCCTGCGCGACGTGTGGCCGACGATGAAGGAAATCCGAGACCTGCTCGGCGCGGCACTGCGTCCGGACGTGTTCCGCAAACTTTACGGCGACTTCGCGAAGGCGAACCCCAAGTGGAACGAAATCCCGTCAAGCGCCGGCAACGCCTACGAGTGGGACCGCGAGAGCACCTACATCCAGGAACCGCCGTTCTTCGAGGACTTCTCGCTCCAACCCGGCAGCCTCGCGGAGATCCGAGGCGCGCGCGCCCTCGGCATCTTCGGCGACAGCGTCACGACCGACCACATCTCCCCCGCGGGCTCGATCAAGAAGAGTTCGCCCGCCGGCCGCTATCTCATCGAGCACGGCGTGAGCGTGGCGGACTTCAACAGCTACGGCTCGCGGCGCGGCAACGACCGCGTGATGACGCGCGGCACCTTCGCCAATGTTCGCATCAAGAACCTGATGGTCCCCGGCACCGAGGGCGGCGTGACGAAGCTGCAGCCGTCCGGCGAACTCATGCCCATCTACGACGCCGCCATCGTGTATCGCGGCACGAACACGCCGCTCATCGTGATTGCCGGACAGGAATACGGCACCGGCTCTTCGCGCGACTGGGCTGCGAAAGGCACGAACCTGCTCGGCGTGAAAGTCGTCGTCGCGCAGAGCTTCGAGCGCATCCACCGCTCGAACCTCGTCGGCATGGGCGTGCTGCCGCTGCAATTCAAGGACGGCACCACCGCGCAGTCGCTCGGCCTCGACGGGACCGAGACCTACGACGTGCTCGGCCTCACCGCGGCCATCAAGCCGCAGCAGGACCTCACGCTCCGCATCACGCGCGCGAACGGCCAGTCGCAGGACGTGCCAGTCCGCTGTCGCATTGATACGCCCATCGAGGTGGACTACTACCAGCACGGCGGCATCCTGCCCTTCGTGCTCCGGCAGTTGATCGCGAAGGCGTGACGGCGCTATTTCGCGCCGCGTGCGGTCGCGGCGTTCTCCAAAATCTTCCCGACGATCGCGGTCATGTCCGGCGGGGCCGCCGATGGCGCGCAAGAGAAGGGACGCGCACCCTCGCTCATGCCGGGCTTCGCGCCGAGTTCCAGGCAAGGCAGCGGCGCGCGCGCGCCCATGAGACAGCCCTTGAGCGCGTCGAACAACCCGGCCTTTCCCGCGGCCGCGCTCACTTCGTAGGATCAATCTTCGGCGGGATGGCCGCGGGCGGCGGCGCAGGCGGCGGCACGGCGACCGGCGGTGGAACTTTCACGCTTTCCACGTCCACCACGTGCGGGCCACGGCCGCGCAGGAGGATGACAGCCATCACGCAACCGGTCCACGACGGCAGCATGTCGGCCAGCGGCACGAGCTCGAGAATGAACGTCGGCAACAGCAGCGGGTGGAAGCCAATCACCAGCGAAGTCACGACCATCGTGATGGCGTCCACGATTTGCGGCGCACCGGGCACGGCGGTCAGCGGGATTTGGGCCGCGTCGGCGATGACCGCGACTGCCAGCGCAGCCCATTTGCGTTGAGTCGTCAACGGGGGCGGATTGAACAGGGCCTTGAGCATGGCTTCTACTTCACACGGGTCACACCCTATTCACCCGCCACCCCCGGCCGGTGTCGCAACATCTCCGCCTTGAAGTCGCCGAGGCTTTGCCAGTGCAGGCGCTTGTTGAGGTCCACTTCGACCACGGCGACGGTGCCACGCCTCGAACCGATGATGCGCGCCGCCCGTCACGGGAAAGTTCTTCGTCCAGCAACCAATGAGTCCCTCGCGCGAGTCGCTCGATGTGACGAAGCTTCCATTGCCGTCGGGCGCAGGCGACGCGGCAAGGGAGACGAGCGCGGCGAAAAGGGCGGGTGCCGGGAATGCGAGACGTGCGAGCATGGCGCGGGAACGGATTGCCCGATCAAAGCACGGAGTTGAGGGGCGAGTCAAACAGGGCGACCGGACTGGCCGGGGCCGCCCGCAGTCTTGCGGATTCTCATTGCGTCGAATCTCATGTATGGGTTGGGCCGGCCGCTCGAATTGCCCGGGCGCCATGGAACGCGGCGTGCCGAGCGTCATGCCCGTGGCGGTGAGCGTGAAGTCCGACGCCTCCGCGACGATCAGCGCGACGGCGCCGAGGCCGGGCACGAGCAAGAGGATGATTTCCCCGGCGCCAAGGCCGACGAGTGCGAGGTCCGGATGCATAGGGTTGCCTTTCTTCTGCTGCGTTCAGTTCACCCCTTGCAGAAAGAGACTCGGCCGGAGGTTGCACGCAGACCCGCGCGACGGGTTTCGGGGCGAATTCCTTTTGACTGCCCCCTGCCCTTGGCTATCCTGTCGCGCCTGTTTTTCCGGACGATGGCGAAACTCAGCGTCAGAGACCTCGATGTGCGCGGCAAGCGTGTGCTTGTCCGCGTGGACTACAACGTGCCGATGGAGGAAGAGGACGGCGTGATGGTCATCAACGACACCACACGCATCCGCGAGACGCTTGGGACTCTCGACCTGCTGGTGGGCGCGGGCGCGCGGGTCATCCTTGCCGCGCACCTCGGCCGGCCCGGGGGCAAACGCGAACCGTCCATGTCGTTGCGGCCTGTGGCGGCCAAGCTTGCCGACATGATCTGCCGCCCGGTGGCTTTCGTGGATGAATGCACCGGCGAGAAGGTCGAGAAGACCGTCGGCGCGTTGCAGAACGGCGACATTTTGCTCCTCGAGAACACGCGCTACCACGGCGAGGAGGAGGCGAACGCGGAGTCCTTCGCCTCGCAACTCGCGCGCCTCGCGGACGTCTATGTGAACGACGCGTTCGGCGCGGCCCACCGCGCGCATGCCAGCACGGAAGGCGTCGCCCGCGCCATCGCTTCGCGCGGCGGCCGGTGCGCCTCGGGCCTGTTGATGGAACGCGAACTCAAGTTCCTCGGCGAGGAACTCGAAAGTCCCGCCAAGCCGTTCGTCGTCATCCTCGGCGGCGCAAAGGTTTCCGACAAGATCGCCGTCATCGACCGGCTCATCGAGAAGGCCGACACCCTCCTCATTGGTGGCGCGATGGCCTACACGTTCAAGCTCGCCCAAGGGTTCAAGGTCGGGAAGTCGCTCGTCGAGCCGGACAAAACTTCCGTCGCGCTCGCCGCGATCGAAAAGGC
Proteins encoded in this region:
- a CDS encoding matrixin family metalloprotease is translated as MRRTLLVVLALGLPLLWMRAFVPSYTNDGAVVRWDLSGTNTLVHTNVVNRTTSAIRFFLASDAYSATNTAAELNAVRASFGQWQAITGTWLKFEDAGLVNPPVDVSTADNTNVVYWTKSTTIVNGGRDNISGALGVAFTSFYSDGVLSEADIVFNGVEFAWFTDFSDTNNAGRFVELVALHEIGHFLGLQHSPLGGAVMLARSAALPANASGLSDDELGAARWLYTSTPPLTNWAVLKGLVTKAGEGGVFGATITVEDAAGNAIAGTVTSTNGGTQGTYEIRSLPPGTFKVRVSPVDPFTALALVSGADVSFDFLGADANFLASTNFQVVLTAGLTNTLDVVVTNATPPFRISRVRPPTANPLSYSLVNSPTSIRVGQSNMTVGVYSPDFTTNMTLSITGNGLSIGVTAFETNLFTINGSAMHLLSVPLSVSSNATPGMRTFVVQRGTNIAYANGFIEVAPAVPDFNFDGLDDVFQRRHFPLFTATNAAPAADPDGDTFNNLAEYTSGTDPTNAASLLRIETVRQDAAGCTITWQSGAGRRYQLTSKPLVATGSFTNVGGPITATTNLTSVLDPSGTNGIAFYRVLALP
- a CDS encoding phosphoglycerate kinase, which encodes MAKLSVRDLDVRGKRVLVRVDYNVPMEEEDGVMVINDTTRIRETLGTLDLLVGAGARVILAAHLGRPGGKREPSMSLRPVAAKLADMICRPVAFVDECTGEKVEKTVGALQNGDILLLENTRYHGEEEANAESFASQLARLADVYVNDAFGAAHRAHASTEGVARAIASRGGRCASGLLMERELKFLGEELESPAKPFVVILGGAKVSDKIAVIDRLIEKADTLLIGGAMAYTFKLAQGFKVGKSLVEPDKTSVALAAIEKAKARGVQFLLPTDNVVATPVDTGKVDKKGKPVFSYENPRVLGTPDIPDAEKGFDIGPATSARYAEVIRTAKTILWNGPMGMFEDKRFAGGTNTVARAVAEATQQNRATSIIGGGDSVKALHQSGLGDKVTFMSTGGGASLEFLEGAVLPGVAALTDA
- a CDS encoding aconitate hydratase, coding for MSTSNFFNTLQPFDLGNGTQGSLHSLPALGSALGIQISRLPVSIRVVLESVLRNCDGSRVTEQNVGALAAWKANAARTEEVPFVVARIVLQDFTGVPLLVDLAAMRSAVAKLGKNPKIIEPLVPVDLVVDHSVQVDFAGNTQAYTRNLDLEFQRNRERYQFLKWGMQAFDTFKVVPPGIGIVHQVNLEFLAKGVLSAGNVYYPDTLVGTDSHTTMINGLGIVGWGVGGIEAEAGMLGQPVYFLTPDVVGVHLTGALQEGVTATDLVLTITQMLRKAKVVGKFVEFFGPGAAGLSVTDRATIANMAPEYGATMGYFPVDEECVKFLRATGRSDELCRAYENYHRAQGLWGIPKRGDVDYSQSIELDLGTIIPSVAGPKRPQDRIELSRLKFEFQSSLTRPLTENGFGQDANDLYSAVRVQSPAHAHETDHSYGHRKDVEPSESEMRDQHPTPDVPQELPLSAFPRFNTHIGHGSVLIAAITSCTNTSNPSVMLAAGLLARKAVARGLTVNPVVKTSLAPGSRVVTDYLETTGLQDDLDKLGFHTVGYGCTTCIGNSGPLPAQVEAAIADNDLIAASVLSGNRNFEARVHQAVKANFLMSPPLVVAFAIAGRVDVDLSTEPLGTGSDGNPVFLRDVWPTMKEIRDLLGAALRPDVFRKLYGDFAKANPKWNEIPSSAGNAYEWDRESTYIQEPPFFEDFSLQPGSLAEIRGARALGIFGDSVTTDHISPAGSIKKSSPAGRYLIEHGVSVADFNSYGSRRGNDRVMTRGTFANVRIKNLMVPGTEGGVTKLQPSGELMPIYDAAIVYRGTNTPLIVIAGQEYGTGSSRDWAAKGTNLLGVKVVVAQSFERIHRSNLVGMGVLPLQFKDGTTAQSLGLDGTETYDVLGLTAAIKPQQDLTLRITRANGQSQDVPVRCRIDTPIEVDYYQHGGILPFVLRQLIAKA